AAATGCCACTCGAATTTCAAGCCGAATTGCCAGCGGAGCTTCTGCGGTGGACAACGCTTGAATAGAATGCACGCCTGGGTCCTATTTCCGATGGACCTGTAGGATCCCATACTTAAAAGGACATTTTGATGGCAAGTTATTCCGAGCTGATGGAACAGGCCCAGAAGCTGATGGCGCAGGCCGAGCAGGCGCGCAAAGACGAACTCTCCGCCGTGATTGCCGACATCAAAGCCAAGATGAAGCAATTCGGCATTACTGCCGCCGATCTCGGCAGCAGCACGGGTGGCAAGAAGGTCGGCAAATCGAAATCCAATGCCGCCGCCAAGTACCGCGGCCCCAATGGCGAACTCTGGGCCGGTGGCCCTGGCCGCAAACCCGAATGGGTGCGCTCCGTGCTGGCCTCGGGCAAGAGTCTGGACGACTACCTGATCTGAGCTTCACCACGCGTTGCGCACAAAGCCCGCCGATCGGCGGGCTTTGTTTTTGTTAGGCTCTCACGATGTTTCGCATTCTTCTTGTCTGCATGGGCAATATCTGCCGCTCGCCCATGGCCTGTGCTGTCGTGCAGGAGCACATCGCGCGCCGCCAATGGGCCCACGGGATCGAGGTGGATTCGGCCGGGACGTATGCCGGCCACAAGGGCGAGAAGGCCGATCGCCGTGCCGTGGCGCTGGCCTTGCAGCGCGGATATCCGCACATCGAGCGCCTGCGTGCGCGGCGTGTGCAGGACCAGGACTTCGAGCGCTTCGACCTCGTCCTGGCCATGGACCGCGATAACTTGGCGCAACTTCAGCGCCAATGTCCTCCCGAGCAGCAATACAAACTGCACCTGTTCTTGGGCTATGCCGGCCTGGGAGACGACGCCGAGGTGCCCGATCCGTACTACGGCAATGCCCAGGGCTTCGAGGTGGTGCTGCGCCTGTGCGAGCAAGGCAGCGAAGGCGTGCTGGACCGGGTGGTCGCCACGATAGCTTGAGCGCTCAGACCCGGTGGTAGTCGCGGTACCAGCGCACGAAGCGCTCGATGCCGTCCTTCAGCGGGGTCGAGGGCGCGAAGCCGACCCATTGGTGCAAGGCGTCGGTGCTGGCATAGGTGGCGGGCACGTCACCGTCCTGCATGGGCAGGAATTCCTTGACCGCTTCCTGGCCCAGCGCGTTTTCGATGCAGCCGATGAAGTCCATCAGAGGCACCGGATCGTTGTTGCCGATGTTGAAGATGCGGTAGGGCGCTCCACCGGGCACTTCGGGTGTGGCGGGTTTGTCGAGCACGCGCAGCACGCCTTCGACGATGTCGTCGATGTAGGTGAAGTCGCGCTTCATCTTGCCGTGGTTGAACACCTGGATCGGCCGGCCTTCGAGCACGGCTTTGGTGAAGCTGAAGTAGGCCATGTCGGGCCTGCCCCAGGGACCGTACACCGTGAAGAAGCGCAGGCCGGTGGTGGGCAGGTTGTAGAGGTGGCTGTAGGTGTGGGCCATCAGCTCGTTGGCCTTCTTGGTGGCGGCATACAGGCTCACCGGATGGTCCACCGCATCGGTCTCCTCGAACGGCATCTTGGTGTTGCCGCCGTACACGCTGGAGCTGGAGGCGTAGACCAGGTGCCGGGGCTTGTGTGCGCGGCAACCTTCGAGGATGTGGCCGAAGCCCGCGAGGTTGCTGTCGATGTAGGCCATGGGGTTGGTGATCGAGTAGCGCACACCGGCCTGTGCCGCCAGGTGCACGACCGCGTCGAAGCGGTGGCGCGCGAAGAGCTTTGCCATGGCCTCGCGGTCTGCCACGTCGACCTGCTCAAACGCAAAACCGGGCTGGCTCTGCAGGGGTTTCAGCCGGGCCTGCTTGAGCGCAACGTCGTAGTAGCCGTTGAGGTTGTCGATGCCAAGCACCGTGTCGCCGCGTGCGAGCAGGCGCTGGGCGGTGTGTGCGCCGATGAAGCCGGCCGCGCCGGTGAGGAGGATGTGCATGGCCGCTATGTTAGCGGTCTGATTGAGAGACCCAGGTGTGCCTGAGAAGTCGCCGCAGCGCGTGGTACACGCTCCAGGGCACGCGAGGATCCGGCTTTGCCGGTCCCAGCGTGCGCCCCCTTGAGGGGGACGCGCGAAGCGCGGCGGGGGTGGGTCTCAATCCGTCCAGATGATTTTTCTGCCGGATGCTTCCCAGCTCTCGTAGTGCCTCGCGTACAGGTCTTCGATGCGGTTGCGCTTGACCTTGAAGGTGGGTGT
The sequence above is a segment of the Hydrogenophaga sp. BPS33 genome. Coding sequences within it:
- a CDS encoding H-NS histone family protein, whose amino-acid sequence is MASYSELMEQAQKLMAQAEQARKDELSAVIADIKAKMKQFGITAADLGSSTGGKKVGKSKSNAAAKYRGPNGELWAGGPGRKPEWVRSVLASGKSLDDYLI
- a CDS encoding low molecular weight protein-tyrosine-phosphatase; amino-acid sequence: MFRILLVCMGNICRSPMACAVVQEHIARRQWAHGIEVDSAGTYAGHKGEKADRRAVALALQRGYPHIERLRARRVQDQDFERFDLVLAMDRDNLAQLQRQCPPEQQYKLHLFLGYAGLGDDAEVPDPYYGNAQGFEVVLRLCEQGSEGVLDRVVATIA
- a CDS encoding NAD-dependent epimerase, with protein sequence MHILLTGAAGFIGAHTAQRLLARGDTVLGIDNLNGYYDVALKQARLKPLQSQPGFAFEQVDVADREAMAKLFARHRFDAVVHLAAQAGVRYSITNPMAYIDSNLAGFGHILEGCRAHKPRHLVYASSSSVYGGNTKMPFEETDAVDHPVSLYAATKKANELMAHTYSHLYNLPTTGLRFFTVYGPWGRPDMAYFSFTKAVLEGRPIQVFNHGKMKRDFTYIDDIVEGVLRVLDKPATPEVPGGAPYRIFNIGNNDPVPLMDFIGCIENALGQEAVKEFLPMQDGDVPATYASTDALHQWVGFAPSTPLKDGIERFVRWYRDYHRV